A genomic segment from Neobacillus sp. YX16 encodes:
- the bcd gene encoding branched-chain amino acid dehydrogenase — MEIFKYLEQYDYEQVVFCQDKQSGLKAIIAIHDTTLGPALGGTRMWTYESEAAAIEDALRLAKGMTYKNAAAGLNLGGGKTVIIGDPRKDKSEELFRAFGRYIQGLNGRYITAEDVGTTVADMDLIHEETDYVTGISPAFGSSGNPSPVTAYGVYVGMKAAAKEAFGTDSLEGKVVAIQGVGNVAYTLCKYLHEEGAQLIVTDINKEAVQRAVEDFGARAVEPNEIYGVECDIYAPCALGATVNDDTIPQLKAKVIAGSANNQLKDTRHGDLIHEMGIVYAPDYVINAGGVINVADELYGYNHERAMKKVDQIYASIEKVIAISKRDGIPTYVAADRMAEERIEKMRNSRSQFLQNGHHILSRR, encoded by the coding sequence ATGGAAATTTTCAAGTACTTAGAACAATATGATTACGAGCAAGTTGTATTTTGCCAAGATAAACAATCTGGATTAAAAGCAATTATTGCGATACACGATACCACATTAGGCCCTGCTTTGGGAGGAACTCGTATGTGGACATATGAATCTGAAGCAGCAGCAATTGAAGATGCGCTAAGATTAGCAAAAGGTATGACCTACAAAAATGCAGCTGCAGGGTTAAACCTTGGTGGAGGAAAAACAGTTATTATTGGTGACCCTCGTAAGGATAAGAGTGAAGAGTTATTCCGTGCATTCGGACGCTATATTCAAGGTTTAAATGGAAGATATATTACTGCAGAAGATGTAGGAACAACGGTTGCAGATATGGATTTAATCCATGAAGAAACAGACTATGTCACTGGTATTTCACCTGCTTTCGGATCATCAGGCAACCCTTCGCCTGTAACGGCATATGGTGTGTACGTTGGTATGAAAGCAGCTGCAAAAGAAGCTTTTGGTACTGATTCCTTAGAAGGAAAAGTGGTTGCGATTCAAGGCGTTGGGAATGTTGCCTACACACTTTGTAAATACCTGCATGAAGAAGGAGCACAATTAATTGTTACCGATATTAATAAAGAAGCAGTTCAGCGTGCAGTAGAGGATTTCGGTGCTCGTGCAGTAGAACCAAATGAAATTTATGGCGTTGAATGTGATATTTATGCTCCATGTGCACTAGGTGCAACCGTTAATGATGATACGATTCCACAGCTTAAAGCTAAAGTTATCGCGGGTTCTGCCAATAACCAGTTAAAAGATACTCGTCACGGAGATCTTATCCATGAAATGGGTATTGTTTATGCTCCTGATTACGTCATTAATGCTGGCGGTGTTATCAACGTTGCAGATGAACTTTATGGGTATAACCATGAACGGGCAATGAAAAAAGTTGATCAAATCTATGCAAGTATCGAAAAGGTAATTGCAATTTCAAAGCGCGACGGCATCCCAACTTATGTTGCAGCAGATAGAATGGCGGAAGAAAGAATTGAAAAAATGCGTAATTCACGCAGCCAATTCTTGCAAAATGGCCACCATATTTTAAGTCGTCGCTAA
- the yqiS gene encoding phosphate butyryltransferase, with amino-acid sequence MLLESLIYKATQLEGNTVAVAVAEDEEVIEAVIEALNRNLANFILFGDKEKIKMIVNVKNKGQHKSNKKLTIVHADSNEMAAELAVKAVSTKEATVLMKGNIPTSSLLKAVLNKEYGLRTGNILSHVAVFEVPDFDRFTIVTDAGMNIAPELEQKAQMIKNAAALARAIGIEYPKVAPIAAVEVVNPAMQATIDAAALSVMNKRGQITGCIVDGPLALDNAVSALAAEHKGIQSEVAGRADILLVPTIEVGNVLYKSLIYFAKAKVGAVIAGAKAPIVLTSRADSAESKLYSLALAICSVTK; translated from the coding sequence TTGTTGCTTGAATCACTGATATACAAAGCAACCCAGCTGGAGGGCAACACCGTAGCAGTTGCAGTGGCAGAAGATGAAGAAGTCATCGAAGCAGTTATCGAAGCATTAAACCGGAATCTCGCCAATTTTATATTATTTGGTGATAAAGAAAAAATTAAGATGATAGTAAACGTTAAGAACAAAGGCCAGCATAAAAGTAACAAGAAGCTTACTATTGTTCATGCAGACTCAAACGAGATGGCTGCAGAGCTGGCAGTTAAGGCTGTATCTACGAAGGAAGCAACCGTATTAATGAAAGGGAATATCCCTACAAGCTCCCTATTAAAAGCAGTTCTAAATAAAGAGTACGGTCTTAGGACGGGAAATATTCTATCACACGTGGCTGTTTTTGAGGTTCCAGATTTCGATCGTTTTACCATCGTTACGGATGCAGGGATGAACATTGCCCCTGAATTAGAGCAAAAAGCTCAAATGATAAAAAATGCTGCAGCCCTGGCTAGGGCAATTGGAATAGAATATCCAAAGGTTGCTCCTATAGCTGCTGTTGAAGTAGTAAATCCGGCCATGCAAGCGACTATTGATGCTGCTGCATTAAGTGTTATGAATAAACGAGGGCAGATCACTGGCTGTATTGTAGATGGTCCATTAGCATTAGATAATGCCGTTTCTGCTTTAGCTGCTGAACACAAAGGAATTCAAAGTGAAGTAGCCGGAAGAGCTGATATTTTATTAGTTCCTACTATTGAGGTTGGAAACGTCTTATATAAGTCATTAATTTATTTTGCAAAAGCAAAAGTAGGGGCTGTTATTGCAGGCGCAAAGGCTCCCATCGTATTAACTTCTAGAGCTGATTCGGCGGAAAGTAAGCTATATTCACTTGCACTCGCCATCTGCTCTGTAACCAAATAG
- a CDS encoding sigma 54-interacting transcriptional regulator: MQNVMIVGAGKGGTAVLKLLNETEVLQVKAVIDRNLDAPGIFLAQSLGIKIGIDWKPFLSENIDIIIEVTGNEHVFQELRSTKDKKTVLIPGSVAFLLARLLEEKEELIVKHQNASYQQELIFNATNDGMLVIDAKGFVILFNRRAEEMTGVKRDQAIGKYVVEVIPESRLPLILETRRTETNQEMVLGNGRKIITTRIPIIEENGTLIGAFAVFKDITEVVNLAEEITDLKEIQTMLQAIIHSSDDAISVVDENGRGLLINPAYTRLTGLTQEQVIGQPATADISEGESMHMKVLQTRRAVRGVPMRVGANKREVIVNVAPIIVKGKLKGSVGVIHDMSEIKTLNRELNRARQIIRTLEAKYTFEDIIGSSEEMTLAIEQAKLGAKTPATVLLRGESGTGKELFAHAIHNASDRKYNKFIRVNCAAISESLLESELFGYEEGAFSGAKRGGKRGYFEEANNGSIFLDEIGELSANTQAKLLRVLQENEITRVGGTKPVTINVRIIAATHVNLEKGIAKGSFREDLYYRLNRMPIHIPPLRNRKEEIPVLCERLIEKINLDYGRNVEGVSQAALLKLVNYDWPGNVRELENILGRAIIFMNYYETFINVHHLPELRPKKKSSEPLVTDHSESIQQDRSLNAMIEDYEAEIIQQTLHRYNGNKTATAKALGLSVRNLYYKLEKYKLENNSMQ; encoded by the coding sequence ATGCAAAATGTTATGATTGTTGGCGCCGGTAAGGGTGGTACAGCGGTCCTTAAGCTGCTCAATGAAACAGAAGTCCTTCAGGTTAAGGCTGTCATTGACAGAAATTTAGATGCACCGGGTATCTTTTTAGCGCAGAGTTTGGGTATTAAAATCGGAATTGATTGGAAGCCGTTTTTAAGTGAAAATATCGATATTATTATTGAAGTAACAGGAAATGAACATGTGTTTCAAGAGTTAAGGAGCACCAAGGACAAGAAAACCGTTTTAATTCCTGGCAGTGTTGCATTTCTTCTTGCAAGGCTTCTTGAAGAAAAGGAAGAATTAATCGTTAAACATCAAAATGCCTCCTATCAGCAAGAACTAATTTTTAATGCCACAAATGATGGGATGCTGGTGATTGATGCAAAAGGGTTCGTGATTTTATTTAATCGCCGAGCCGAAGAAATGACAGGTGTGAAACGGGACCAAGCAATTGGGAAATACGTGGTTGAGGTAATACCGGAAAGTAGACTGCCTTTAATCCTGGAAACAAGAAGAACAGAAACGAATCAAGAAATGGTTCTGGGGAATGGGAGAAAAATAATTACAACACGTATTCCCATCATCGAAGAAAATGGAACCTTAATTGGTGCTTTCGCTGTTTTCAAAGATATCACAGAAGTAGTGAATCTTGCAGAGGAAATTACCGATTTAAAAGAAATCCAAACTATGCTGCAGGCAATCATTCATTCTAGTGATGATGCTATTTCAGTAGTTGATGAAAATGGCAGAGGTCTGCTTATTAATCCAGCATATACACGTCTTACCGGTCTTACACAAGAACAGGTTATTGGACAACCAGCGACTGCAGATATATCCGAAGGTGAAAGTATGCATATGAAGGTACTCCAAACAAGAAGAGCGGTCCGTGGGGTACCAATGCGAGTAGGTGCAAATAAACGTGAAGTAATTGTCAATGTCGCCCCGATTATTGTTAAAGGAAAACTAAAAGGCAGCGTTGGGGTTATTCATGACATGTCAGAAATTAAAACCCTAAACAGAGAATTGAACCGTGCTCGTCAAATCATTCGCACTCTTGAAGCAAAGTACACCTTCGAGGATATTATCGGCAGTTCTGAAGAAATGACTCTAGCGATTGAACAGGCTAAGCTAGGGGCAAAAACACCTGCGACAGTCCTGTTACGGGGTGAATCCGGTACAGGAAAAGAATTATTTGCCCACGCCATACATAATGCAAGTGATCGTAAGTACAACAAATTTATTCGCGTTAATTGTGCAGCAATTTCGGAGTCCCTTCTGGAGAGTGAATTATTTGGTTATGAAGAAGGAGCTTTTTCAGGGGCAAAAAGAGGAGGGAAACGGGGCTATTTTGAAGAGGCCAATAACGGAAGTATCTTCCTCGATGAAATAGGCGAACTTTCTGCCAATACTCAGGCGAAATTACTCAGGGTATTGCAAGAAAATGAAATCACACGTGTAGGTGGTACAAAGCCAGTTACGATAAATGTTAGAATTATTGCGGCAACCCATGTGAATCTTGAAAAAGGAATTGCGAAAGGTTCTTTTAGGGAAGACTTATACTATCGTTTAAATCGTATGCCAATACATATACCTCCACTCCGAAATCGGAAAGAAGAAATTCCTGTACTGTGTGAAAGGCTTATTGAAAAAATTAATTTGGATTACGGGAGAAATGTTGAAGGGGTTTCCCAAGCTGCTCTGCTTAAATTAGTGAATTATGATTGGCCTGGGAATGTGCGGGAACTAGAGAATATTCTGGGCAGGGCGATAATCTTTATGAATTATTATGAAACATTCATTAATGTACATCACCTTCCAGAACTGCGACCTAAAAAAAAGAGTAGTGAACCGTTAGTAACAGATCATAGTGAATCAATCCAACAGGATCGCTCTTTAAATGCAATGATAGAAGATTATGAAGCAGAGATTATCCAGCAAACGCTTCACCGTTATAATGGTAATAAGACGGCAACAGCTAAGGCGCTAGGGTTATCGGTGAGGAATCTTTATTATAAGCTAGAAAAATATAAACTTGAAAATAATAGCATGCAATAA
- a CDS encoding DUF2627 domain-containing protein, with protein MKRIIALLVLVIPGFLAGFGIKLMRDMTFGILQSPIPFLWLQFLLGLILFIGGLAFVAGFIFHRDRKSNKVQDRFKK; from the coding sequence ATGAAGCGGATTATTGCTTTACTTGTACTAGTTATTCCAGGCTTCTTAGCTGGCTTTGGGATTAAATTAATGCGTGATATGACATTTGGGATTCTTCAAAGCCCAATCCCTTTCTTATGGCTGCAATTTCTTTTAGGACTGATTCTATTCATTGGTGGTTTAGCATTTGTAGCAGGCTTCATTTTTCACCGTGACAGAAAAAGTAATAAGGTACAGGATCGATTTAAAAAATAA
- a CDS encoding glycerophosphodiester phosphodiesterase, which produces MTQIFAHRGYSSAFAENTMSAFIAAQKAGADGLELDVQLTKDGEVVVIHDEKLDRTTSGKGFVKNFTFKEIRKLNANKKGVNKEPIPSLIEVLEWMQSNQLVCNIELKNNLFPYEGMEEKVIHLVRRFNLSNRIIISSFNHYSIVLSYRSAPEIETAPLFNERIYMPWVYAQSIRAQGIHPKLASVTDEIIKGAIENGIAVRPYTVNKDTDMERLYKLNCTSIITDDPVKALKIKKQYEKRP; this is translated from the coding sequence ATGACACAGATTTTTGCGCATCGAGGTTATTCTTCAGCGTTTGCTGAAAATACAATGAGTGCATTTATTGCTGCACAAAAGGCAGGAGCCGACGGCTTAGAGCTGGATGTCCAGTTAACAAAGGACGGTGAAGTGGTTGTCATCCATGATGAAAAACTTGATCGGACAACAAGTGGTAAGGGTTTCGTGAAAAATTTCACCTTTAAAGAAATAAGAAAATTAAATGCCAATAAAAAAGGGGTGAATAAAGAGCCTATCCCCTCATTGATTGAGGTTCTTGAATGGATGCAATCCAATCAACTTGTTTGTAACATAGAGTTGAAAAATAATCTATTTCCGTATGAAGGAATGGAAGAAAAGGTAATTCATCTTGTTCGAAGATTTAATTTGAGTAATCGGATTATCATTTCTTCTTTTAATCATTACAGTATTGTCTTAAGTTATCGGTCAGCGCCTGAAATCGAGACAGCTCCTCTATTTAATGAGCGAATCTATATGCCATGGGTTTATGCTCAATCCATTCGTGCTCAAGGGATTCATCCGAAGTTAGCGTCAGTAACAGATGAAATTATCAAAGGTGCAATTGAAAATGGAATAGCTGTCAGACCCTATACTGTTAATAAAGATACTGATATGGAGAGGCTTTACAAACTAAACTGTACTTCGATCATTACAGACGATCCGGTAAAGGCTTTGAAAATTAAGAAACAATATGAAAAGAGACCATAA
- a CDS encoding YycC family protein, producing MKPLQLSPETAIKLAEKLNVPLEQLMHMPQHILIQKLMELEKEK from the coding sequence ATGAAACCTTTACAATTATCACCTGAAACTGCCATTAAGCTTGCCGAAAAATTAAATGTTCCGTTAGAACAGCTTATGCATATGCCTCAGCATATACTTATTCAAAAATTAATGGAACTAGAAAAAGAAAAATAA
- the spo0A gene encoding sporulation transcription factor Spo0A — protein sequence MKKIKVCVVDDNRELVGLLEDYISSQDDMEIAGIAHNGQDCLELLESTDTDVLVLDIIMPHLDGLAVLERLRELKKGAIPNVIMLTAFGQEDVTKKAVELGASYFILKPFDMENLGNHIRQVSGKTSQVSRKAASGNYRSHTENKPRNLDASITSIIHEIGVPAHIKGYLYLREAISMVYNDIELLGSITKVLYPDIAKKYNTTASRVERAIRHAIEVAWSRGNIDSISSLFGYTVSMSKAKPTNSEFIAMVADKLRLEHKAS from the coding sequence GTGAAAAAGATTAAAGTTTGTGTCGTGGATGATAATAGGGAGTTAGTTGGATTATTAGAGGACTATATTTCTTCCCAAGATGATATGGAAATTGCGGGTATTGCTCATAATGGTCAGGATTGTTTAGAACTTCTTGAATCAACGGATACGGATGTACTCGTTTTAGATATTATTATGCCTCACCTAGATGGTTTAGCCGTCCTAGAGCGCTTAAGAGAGCTCAAAAAGGGAGCAATTCCAAATGTTATTATGTTGACTGCATTTGGACAAGAAGACGTTACGAAGAAGGCTGTAGAGCTTGGTGCTTCGTATTTTATTTTGAAACCTTTTGATATGGAGAATTTAGGCAACCATATCCGTCAAGTAAGCGGTAAAACCAGTCAGGTAAGCAGGAAGGCAGCTTCTGGAAATTATCGTTCACACACTGAAAATAAACCGAGAAATCTAGATGCCAGCATTACAAGTATTATTCATGAAATTGGTGTTCCAGCACATATCAAAGGATACTTATACTTGCGTGAAGCCATTTCAATGGTTTATAACGATATTGAATTACTTGGCTCGATTACGAAAGTGTTATACCCTGATATTGCAAAGAAATATAACACCACAGCAAGCCGTGTGGAGCGTGCAATACGTCATGCCATCGAAGTAGCGTGGAGTCGTGGAAATATCGATTCCATTTCATCCTTGTTTGGTTACACAGTAAGCATGTCCAAGGCAAAGCCTACAAACTCCGAGTTTATTGCTATGGTTGCTGATAAGCTTCGTTTAGAGCATAAGGCTTCTTGA
- the spoIVB gene encoding SpoIVB peptidase, whose translation MKLEIIRKIIGGILLVSLISVLYFQPFQQYLDIPKTITVFEGQDYTFQKAVPVSASLVSLNSNITLEQDKNNVSLKANDSGKEEMLLEFAGIPVKKVDVNVLKDFRVQPGGQSIGVKLNTVGVLVVGHHLVNTEDGKKSPGEIAGIKIGDIITEINGNKIEKMTDVAPFVQNAGQSGKALDMVISRDSGKFTTKLTPLKDEGENSYKLGLYIRDSAAGIGTMTFVHPQSKKYGALGHVISDMDTKKPIVVEDGQIVRSTVTSIEKGSNGDPGEKLARFSSDREIVGNITKNSPFGIFGVLNKELKNGILDKPLPIALSHQVKEGPAKILTVVDNDRVEEFEIEIVSTIPQKFPATKGMVLKVTDPKLLEKTGGIVQGMSGSPIIQDGKLIGAVTHVFVNDPTSGYGVHIEWMLNEAGINIYEKPIEKAS comes from the coding sequence TTGAAGTTAGAAATAATTAGAAAGATCATTGGTGGAATTCTCCTTGTTTCATTAATCAGCGTTCTTTATTTTCAGCCATTTCAGCAGTACCTTGATATACCAAAGACCATTACAGTCTTTGAAGGACAAGATTATACTTTTCAAAAGGCTGTACCGGTATCAGCCTCTTTAGTATCTCTCAATTCAAATATCACACTTGAACAAGATAAAAACAATGTATCCTTAAAAGCAAATGATTCAGGCAAAGAAGAAATGCTATTAGAGTTTGCAGGGATACCCGTTAAAAAGGTCGATGTAAATGTCTTAAAGGATTTCAGAGTCCAGCCAGGCGGACAATCCATAGGTGTTAAATTAAATACGGTTGGCGTATTGGTCGTAGGTCACCATTTAGTTAATACTGAAGATGGAAAAAAATCACCTGGTGAAATAGCAGGTATCAAAATCGGTGATATTATTACAGAAATCAATGGTAATAAAATTGAAAAAATGACAGATGTGGCTCCCTTTGTACAAAATGCAGGACAAAGCGGAAAAGCATTAGATATGGTTATTAGCAGGGATAGCGGAAAGTTCACAACGAAACTAACTCCCCTTAAAGATGAGGGAGAAAACTCCTATAAGCTTGGATTATATATTCGTGATTCAGCTGCAGGGATTGGAACTATGACATTTGTTCATCCACAATCAAAAAAATATGGTGCCCTCGGGCATGTCATTTCTGATATGGATACGAAAAAGCCAATTGTAGTAGAAGATGGTCAAATCGTTCGGTCTACGGTTACCTCCATTGAAAAAGGCAGTAATGGCGACCCAGGAGAAAAGCTTGCACGATTCTCTTCAGACCGTGAAATTGTCGGAAACATCACAAAAAACAGCCCATTTGGCATATTCGGAGTATTAAATAAAGAGTTAAAGAATGGAATTTTGGATAAACCTCTTCCAATTGCTTTATCTCACCAAGTGAAGGAAGGGCCAGCAAAAATTTTAACAGTGGTAGATAATGACAGGGTAGAAGAATTTGAAATTGAAATTGTCAGCACGATCCCGCAGAAATTTCCAGCAACAAAAGGCATGGTTTTAAAAGTAACAGATCCAAAGCTTTTAGAAAAAACTGGAGGAATCGTTCAGGGGATGAGCGGAAGTCCGATTATCCAGGACGGAAAGCTAATTGGAGCAGTAACACATGTCTTTGTCAATGATCCAACTTCTGGTTATGGAGTACACATTGAATGGATGTTAAATGAAGCAGGAATTAACATATACGAAAAACCTATAGAAAAGGCTAGCTAA
- the recN gene encoding DNA repair protein RecN, with protein MLSELSIKNFAIIEALAISFDKGLTVLTGETGAGKSIIIDAIHLLVGGRGSAEFVRHGEDKAEIEGLFQIDEHHPVFSKAFEFGIEIEEGMVVLRRDISRTGKSVCRINGKLVTISTLREVGSTLVDIHSQHEHQDLMDESRHLLLLDQFGFEEISRSQAEYQEVFHRYEQTFHKLKSLSENEQKTAHRLDLIQFQFDEIQNANLKLNEDEQLFEEKRKLVNFERVFDAVQSSYNALTGEQKGLDWISMVMGQLEDAAALDSAYKELYESVMNSFYLLEDASRTLRNELDELEYDPQRLNAIEERLNEINQLKRKYGKTIEEILEYAAKIEEEIETLQNKETHIGQLEKQLASIKKDLSLEAKQLTELRKRWAGKLTKLIHNELKELYMAKTVFEIRFESVLPHFTKNGVDHVEYFISTNPGEPLKPLSKIASGGELSRIMLALKSIFSKHQGVTSIIFDEVDTGVSGRVAQSIAEKIYKVAVDSQVLCISHLPQVAAMADTHLFISKVTKGGRTKTSVSPLGVEEKIREIGRMISGVEITDLTKKHAEELLFLASENKKIEKLPN; from the coding sequence ATGTTATCAGAATTATCGATTAAGAACTTTGCCATTATTGAGGCCCTTGCCATTTCGTTTGACAAGGGCTTGACTGTTTTAACAGGAGAAACGGGTGCAGGAAAATCAATAATTATTGACGCAATTCATCTGCTGGTAGGAGGCCGAGGCTCTGCTGAGTTTGTCAGACATGGGGAAGATAAGGCAGAAATTGAGGGTCTATTTCAAATAGATGAGCACCATCCGGTGTTTTCAAAAGCATTTGAGTTCGGAATAGAAATTGAAGAGGGAATGGTTGTTTTACGAAGGGATATTTCGCGGACTGGCAAAAGTGTTTGTAGAATCAATGGTAAGCTTGTGACCATTTCAACTCTACGGGAAGTGGGTTCTACCTTAGTTGATATACATAGTCAGCATGAACACCAAGATTTAATGGATGAGAGCAGGCATCTACTATTACTTGACCAATTTGGCTTTGAGGAAATTTCGCGTTCTCAAGCAGAATACCAAGAAGTGTTTCATCGCTATGAACAGACTTTTCATAAACTTAAGTCTTTAAGTGAGAATGAGCAAAAAACAGCACATCGATTAGATTTAATTCAATTTCAATTTGACGAGATTCAAAATGCAAATTTAAAGCTTAATGAAGATGAGCAGCTTTTTGAAGAAAAAAGAAAGCTTGTGAATTTTGAGCGTGTTTTCGATGCTGTTCAATCCAGTTATAATGCCCTAACTGGAGAACAAAAGGGGCTAGATTGGATTAGTATGGTAATGGGACAACTGGAGGACGCTGCAGCTTTGGATTCCGCCTATAAAGAATTATATGAATCCGTCATGAATAGCTTTTATCTATTAGAAGATGCTTCCCGCACATTGAGAAATGAATTAGATGAGTTAGAATATGATCCACAGCGGTTAAATGCAATCGAAGAAAGATTAAATGAAATTAATCAGTTAAAACGGAAGTATGGAAAAACAATTGAAGAAATTTTAGAATATGCAGCGAAAATTGAAGAAGAAATAGAAACATTGCAAAATAAAGAAACACATATAGGGCAATTAGAGAAACAACTAGCCTCCATTAAAAAGGATTTAAGTCTTGAAGCCAAACAGCTGACGGAGCTCCGAAAACGCTGGGCTGGGAAGCTGACAAAATTAATTCATAATGAATTGAAAGAACTATACATGGCAAAAACAGTTTTTGAAATCCGCTTTGAATCTGTCTTGCCACATTTTACAAAAAACGGTGTGGATCACGTGGAGTATTTTATTTCAACAAATCCAGGTGAACCCTTAAAGCCATTATCAAAAATTGCCTCTGGCGGTGAACTATCGAGGATAATGCTAGCACTTAAAAGTATTTTTTCGAAACACCAAGGAGTTACTTCCATTATTTTTGATGAGGTGGATACTGGCGTAAGCGGCAGGGTAGCACAATCGATAGCTGAAAAAATTTATAAAGTAGCTGTCGATTCACAGGTATTATGTATTTCCCATTTGCCACAAGTAGCTGCAATGGCAGATACTCATTTGTTTATTTCTAAAGTGACAAAAGGCGGGCGAACCAAAACTTCGGTCAGTCCACTCGGTGTAGAAGAAAAAATAAGGGAAATTGGCCGAATGATTTCTGGCGTTGAAATTACCGATTTAACGAAAAAACATGCTGAAGAATTGCTGTTTTTAGCATCTGAAAATAAAAAAATTGAAAAGCTTCCCAATTAG
- the argR gene encoding transcriptional regulator ArgR — protein MNKGQRHIKIREIITNNDIETQDELVDELKSAGFNVTQATVSRDIKELHLVKVPLLDGRYKYSLPADQRFNPLQKLKRSLMDAFVRIDSAGHLLVMKCLPGNAMAIGALLDNLDWEEILGTICGDDTILIICRTPEDTETITNRFLDML, from the coding sequence TTGAATAAAGGTCAACGTCATATAAAAATTAGAGAAATTATCACCAATAATGATATTGAAACACAGGATGAACTTGTTGACGAGTTAAAAAGTGCTGGGTTTAATGTAACGCAGGCAACTGTATCAAGGGATATTAAAGAGCTGCACTTGGTTAAAGTCCCATTGTTAGATGGCAGATACAAATATAGCCTTCCAGCAGACCAACGATTTAATCCATTGCAAAAATTAAAAAGGTCGTTAATGGATGCATTTGTTCGTATAGATTCTGCTGGACATTTACTAGTAATGAAATGTCTGCCTGGAAATGCGATGGCAATCGGTGCATTACTTGATAATCTTGACTGGGAAGAAATATTAGGAACCATCTGTGGGGACGATACGATTTTAATCATCTGTCGTACACCTGAAGATACAGAGACGATCACAAATCGTTTCCTTGACATGCTGTAA
- a CDS encoding TlyA family RNA methyltransferase codes for MKNKERLDVLLVERGLAETREKAKRSIMAGLVYSNEERLDKPGEKVKVDIPLIIKGKVLPYVSRGGLKLEKALKVFEVTVKDKIMLDIGASTGGFTDCALQNGAKMSYALDVGYNQLAWKLRQDERVVVMERTNFRYVTAKDLAGEMPNFATIDVSFISLKLILPVLKILLVPDSDIVALVKPQFEAGREQVGKKGIVREEKVHLQVVNKIVDFALEQGFNVVNLSFSPITGGDGNIEFLLHLRWIGEQDKGQNQLPFEPSQIVKDSHLEFKSKQDVEG; via the coding sequence ATGAAAAACAAAGAGCGTTTAGATGTTTTATTAGTTGAAAGAGGATTAGCTGAAACTCGGGAGAAGGCGAAGCGTTCTATTATGGCTGGGCTGGTTTATTCAAACGAGGAGCGTTTAGATAAACCTGGAGAAAAAGTAAAAGTAGATATTCCGCTGATAATAAAAGGAAAAGTGCTCCCTTATGTCAGTCGCGGCGGTCTTAAGCTTGAGAAGGCGTTGAAGGTCTTTGAGGTGACAGTCAAGGATAAAATTATGCTGGATATTGGTGCTTCTACGGGAGGATTTACTGACTGCGCACTGCAAAATGGTGCCAAAATGTCCTATGCCTTGGATGTAGGATATAATCAGCTTGCATGGAAGCTGCGTCAGGATGAACGTGTAGTGGTTATGGAAAGAACCAACTTCCGGTATGTAACAGCAAAAGATTTGGCTGGCGAAATGCCCAATTTTGCAACCATCGATGTTTCTTTTATTTCCTTAAAGTTAATTTTACCTGTATTAAAAATACTTCTTGTTCCTGACAGTGATATTGTTGCACTTGTTAAACCGCAATTTGAAGCAGGTCGTGAGCAGGTGGGAAAAAAAGGTATCGTTCGCGAGGAAAAAGTACATTTACAGGTTGTTAATAAAATTGTCGATTTTGCTCTTGAACAAGGATTTAATGTGGTTAATTTATCCTTTTCTCCTATCACAGGGGGAGACGGGAATATCGAGTTTCTTCTTCACCTCAGATGGATAGGGGAGCAAGATAAAGGACAAAATCAATTACCTTTCGAGCCTTCGCAAATAGTGAAAGACTCCCATCTAGAATTTAAATCCAAACAAGATGTAGAGGGATGA